One segment of Gammaproteobacteria bacterium DNA contains the following:
- the mtnB gene encoding methylthioribulose 1-phosphate dehydratase produces MTQKLNSLSPCEGLTCAARDFHQRGWMAGTAGNMSVRVDENSFWLTASGKPKGSLDQKDFVKVSLNGDLIEEVAVGNKPSAESSIHQVVYRLFPDAGACLHVHSVDAYIATRRFCTENLQMMLPDIEMIKGFDVWEQNPGILLDVFENHRDVKKIAADIEARYRQTSPRITALMIRDHGVTVWAPDLQTAYNRVEILEFIMSFMARSA; encoded by the coding sequence ATGACGCAAAAACTCAATTCACTGAGTCCTTGTGAAGGGCTCACCTGCGCCGCCCGTGATTTTCATCAACGTGGTTGGATGGCTGGTACCGCCGGTAATATGAGTGTACGCGTAGATGAAAACAGTTTTTGGCTTACCGCCAGTGGTAAGCCCAAAGGTAGCCTGGATCAGAAAGACTTTGTTAAGGTCTCGCTGAATGGCGATCTTATTGAGGAAGTAGCCGTAGGCAATAAGCCTTCAGCAGAATCAAGCATACATCAGGTGGTGTACCGTCTTTTCCCAGATGCAGGGGCCTGTTTGCATGTACATAGTGTTGACGCCTATATTGCTACGCGTCGATTCTGTACTGAAAATCTTCAGATGATGTTGCCAGATATCGAAATGATCAAAGGATTCGATGTGTGGGAACAAAACCCAGGCATTCTTCTTGATGTTTTTGAGAATCATCGGGACGTAAAAAAAATTGCCGCAGACATTGAGGCGCGTTATCGGCAAACCAGCCCGCGTATCACTGCCTTGATGATACGAGACCATGGTGTTACGGTGTGGGCACCGGATCTGCAAACGGCCTACAATCGTGTCGAGATACTGGAATTTATCATGTCGTTTATGGCCAGATCGGCCTGA